One genomic window of Indioceanicola profundi includes the following:
- a CDS encoding phosphatidylserine decarboxylase, producing MSALKTVIVPVNRAGYPFIAIFAAVALVLFFVWQPLGWIGLILAAWCVYFFRDPDRVTPSRPGLVVSPADGTVILITKASPPPELGMGDIRLTRVSVFLNVFDVHVNRVPTDGVIKDVEYHPGKFLNASLDKASDDNERMSIRMAAPDGRELVFVQIAGLVARRILCWAKPGQPVKAGERYGLIRFGSRCDVYLPDGVAPLVVVGQKMVAGETVLADLTGSEQQREGEVR from the coding sequence ATGTCCGCGCTCAAGACCGTCATCGTGCCCGTCAACCGGGCCGGCTACCCCTTCATCGCCATCTTCGCAGCGGTGGCCCTGGTCCTGTTCTTTGTCTGGCAGCCGCTGGGCTGGATCGGGCTGATCCTGGCTGCCTGGTGCGTCTACTTCTTCCGGGACCCGGACCGGGTGACGCCCAGCCGCCCCGGACTGGTGGTCAGCCCTGCCGACGGCACGGTTATTCTGATCACCAAGGCATCGCCCCCGCCCGAACTCGGGATGGGCGACATCCGACTGACCCGTGTCAGCGTGTTCCTGAACGTTTTCGACGTGCATGTGAACCGGGTGCCCACCGACGGCGTGATCAAGGATGTGGAATACCATCCGGGCAAGTTCCTGAATGCCTCGCTGGACAAGGCCAGCGACGACAATGAGCGCATGTCCATCCGCATGGCGGCGCCCGACGGGCGGGAGCTGGTCTTCGTGCAGATCGCGGGTCTGGTGGCGCGCCGCATCCTGTGCTGGGCAAAGCCCGGTCAGCCGGTGAAGGCGGGCGAGCGGTATGGGCTGATCCGCTTCGGCAGCCGTTGCGATGTCTATCTGCCGGATGGCGTCGCGCCGCTGGTCGTGGTGGGGCAGAAGATGGTCGCCGGTGAGACGGTTCTAGCCGACCTGACCGGGTCGGAGCAGCAGCGAGAGGGGGAGGTGC
- the argC gene encoding N-acetyl-gamma-glutamyl-phosphate reductase, with product MIQPDFTPARIAILGASGYTGAELMRLLVRHPNARIRYLTGERQAGKPVAEVFPHLAPYGLPDLVKIEDVDWSDVDFVFCGLPHGTTQNVIAGLPHTIKVVDLSADFRLADVETYAKWYGHAHQAPDLQRNAVYGLSEINRQGVQNARLVANPGCYPTSAQLPLIPLLLRELIEADDIIIDAKSGVSGAGRDAKQASLFGEVAEGIHAYGIAGHRHAPEIEQGLSLAAGREVLVNFTPHLMPMSRGILATSYVRLKPGVSVADLRAAMAEQYANESFVKLLPEGIGPQTRHVRGSNYCLMNVFADRLPGRAIVISVIDNLMKGASGQAVQNFNIMSGVNETVGLDIVPVFP from the coding sequence ATGATCCAGCCCGACTTCACCCCCGCCCGCATCGCCATTCTTGGCGCCTCCGGCTATACGGGGGCGGAGCTGATGCGATTGCTGGTGCGCCATCCCAACGCCCGCATCCGCTATCTGACTGGTGAGCGGCAGGCCGGCAAGCCGGTGGCGGAGGTGTTTCCGCACCTCGCGCCCTACGGGCTGCCCGATCTGGTGAAGATCGAGGATGTGGACTGGAGCGATGTGGATTTCGTCTTCTGTGGCCTGCCGCACGGCACGACCCAGAATGTGATCGCCGGCCTGCCGCATACAATCAAGGTGGTGGACCTCTCCGCCGACTTCCGGCTGGCCGATGTCGAGACCTATGCCAAGTGGTATGGGCATGCCCACCAGGCGCCCGACCTGCAGAGGAATGCCGTCTACGGCCTGTCGGAGATCAACCGTCAGGGGGTGCAGAATGCGCGGCTGGTGGCGAATCCGGGCTGCTACCCGACCTCGGCCCAGCTTCCACTGATCCCGCTTCTGCTGCGGGAGCTGATCGAGGCCGACGACATCATCATCGACGCCAAGTCCGGCGTGTCCGGGGCCGGCCGAGATGCCAAGCAGGCCAGCCTGTTCGGCGAGGTGGCGGAGGGTATCCATGCCTACGGCATCGCCGGCCATCGCCACGCGCCGGAGATTGAGCAGGGGTTGAGCCTTGCAGCCGGGCGGGAGGTGCTGGTGAACTTCACGCCCCATCTCATGCCGATGAGTCGGGGCATCCTGGCGACCAGCTATGTCCGGCTGAAGCCCGGCGTGTCGGTTGCCGATTTGCGGGCGGCCATGGCCGAGCAGTATGCAAATGAGAGCTTCGTGAAGCTACTGCCGGAGGGCATCGGTCCCCAGACCCGCCATGTGCGCGGCAGCAACTACTGCCTGATGAACGTCTTTGCCGACCGGCTTCCGGGCCGCGCCATCGTGATCTCGGTGATCGACAATCTGATGAAGGGGGCTTCCGGCCAAGCGGTCCAGAACTTCAACATCATGTCCGGCGTCAACGAGACGGTCGGGCTGGATATCGTGCCGGTGTTCCCGTAA
- a CDS encoding enoyl-CoA hydratase: MAETAPLVLRQDRDGVSMLTLNRPQARNALSREVMSALQTALDEVAVDPVIKVVVLAAAGPVFCAGHDLKQMRATEGHAGHLETFRQCAKLMTSLVHLRQPVIAKVQGTATAAGCQLVASCDLAIAVDTAKFATPGVNIGLFCSTPMVALSRNVPAKAAMEMLLTGEPVDAAEAVRLGLINRAVPAAELDSAVDQLATKIAAKSGRVLKLGKEAFHRQREMGLEDAYAYTAEVMALNMGLEDAGEGIDAFLGKRSPVWMA; encoded by the coding sequence ATGGCCGAAACGGCCCCGCTTGTCCTGCGGCAGGACCGGGACGGCGTGTCGATGCTGACGCTCAATCGACCGCAGGCGCGCAACGCGCTGTCGCGGGAGGTGATGTCCGCCTTGCAGACCGCCCTGGACGAGGTGGCTGTCGATCCAGTCATCAAGGTCGTGGTGCTGGCCGCAGCCGGCCCGGTGTTCTGCGCCGGGCACGATCTGAAGCAGATGCGCGCCACGGAGGGACATGCCGGCCATCTGGAGACGTTCCGGCAGTGCGCGAAGCTGATGACGAGCCTGGTCCATCTCCGCCAGCCGGTAATCGCCAAGGTCCAGGGGACGGCCACGGCGGCCGGATGCCAGCTTGTCGCCTCCTGCGATCTGGCCATCGCGGTGGACACGGCGAAGTTCGCCACGCCCGGCGTGAATATCGGCCTGTTCTGCTCCACCCCCATGGTGGCGTTGAGCCGGAACGTGCCGGCCAAGGCCGCCATGGAGATGCTCCTGACCGGAGAGCCCGTCGATGCCGCGGAGGCGGTGCGCCTTGGCCTGATCAACCGAGCCGTTCCGGCAGCGGAACTCGACTCCGCCGTTGATCAGCTCGCCACGAAGATCGCCGCTAAATCCGGGCGCGTCCTGAAGCTGGGCAAGGAAGCCTTCCACCGGCAGCGGGAAATGGGCCTGGAGGATGCCTATGCCTATACGGCCGAGGTGATGGCGCTGAACATGGGGTTGGAGGATGCCGGAGAGGGCATTGACGCTTTCCTGGGCAAGCGGTCCCCGGTCTGGATGGCGTGA
- a CDS encoding response regulator codes for MVQLLTRQPLTILVCEDEAIIALALRQTLEFMGHRVCGIAATADDGVALACHYRPDIVMMDIMLRGQRDGIDAAREILDRTGCRSLFMTAVDSPEVRERAARLHPWAFLRKPYRAEELRRILDSVPPSGHSADTLDAGHLSTAAV; via the coding sequence ATGGTCCAGTTGCTGACCCGCCAACCCTTGACCATTCTGGTTTGCGAGGATGAGGCGATCATCGCGCTCGCCCTGCGCCAGACGCTGGAGTTCATGGGACATCGGGTTTGCGGAATCGCCGCGACGGCGGATGATGGCGTTGCCCTGGCCTGCCACTACCGACCGGACATCGTAATGATGGACATCATGCTCCGTGGCCAGCGTGATGGGATCGATGCGGCGCGCGAGATACTGGACCGGACCGGATGCCGGAGCCTGTTCATGACCGCGGTGGACAGTCCGGAGGTCCGGGAGCGGGCGGCGCGCCTTCATCCCTGGGCCTTTCTGCGGAAGCCTTACCGGGCGGAGGAGTTGCGCCGCATCCTGGACAGTGTTCCACCGTCGGGTCATTCCGCCGACACCCTGGATGCTGGTCACCTGAGCACGGCTGCGGTATAG
- a CDS encoding CoA-binding protein has protein sequence MLPVNPGLAGRQILGWTVYSSLKELPERPDMVDIFRNPEAAGQVAVEAAEMGVPVVWMQVGVRNDAAAARAEELGSTVIMNRCPKIEYARLFGEIGRQGINSNIITTRKRPVKQVKKLI, from the coding sequence ATGCTGCCCGTCAATCCAGGGCTGGCCGGGCGGCAAATCCTGGGCTGGACCGTGTATTCAAGTTTGAAGGAACTGCCCGAACGGCCTGACATGGTGGATATTTTCCGCAATCCGGAGGCGGCGGGCCAAGTTGCGGTGGAGGCGGCGGAAATGGGCGTGCCGGTAGTCTGGATGCAGGTCGGCGTCCGCAACGATGCCGCCGCAGCCAGGGCAGAGGAACTCGGTTCCACCGTCATCATGAACCGCTGCCCCAAGATCGAATATGCCCGCCTGTTCGGCGAGATCGGCCGCCAGGGCATCAATTCCAACATAATCACCACGCGCAAGCGACCGGTGAAACAAGTCAAGAAACTGATCTAA
- a CDS encoding gamma carbonic anhydrase family protein: MTATLQPLILPFKGITPRIHPTAFLSNAVLIGDLEIGEDANIWFGVTIRADVGAIRIGKRTNIQDGTVIHCTGGYTETIIGDDVTVGHLALLHGCTVEDGAFIGMKACVMDKAVVETGGMVAAGALVPPGKVVKAGEVWAGNPARFLREIRDQDRAVHQHTIPHYMKLAQQYMSESGGKLPDAAE, encoded by the coding sequence ATGACCGCCACGCTCCAGCCGCTCATCCTGCCCTTCAAGGGCATCACGCCGCGCATCCATCCCACGGCCTTCCTGTCGAACGCCGTCCTGATCGGCGATCTGGAGATCGGGGAGGATGCGAATATCTGGTTCGGCGTCACCATCCGGGCCGATGTGGGGGCGATCCGGATCGGCAAGCGCACCAACATCCAGGACGGCACCGTCATCCACTGCACCGGCGGCTATACCGAGACCATCATCGGCGATGATGTCACGGTGGGGCATCTGGCGCTGCTGCATGGATGCACGGTGGAGGACGGGGCGTTCATCGGCATGAAGGCCTGCGTCATGGACAAGGCGGTGGTGGAAACCGGCGGCATGGTGGCCGCAGGCGCGCTGGTGCCCCCGGGCAAGGTCGTCAAGGCGGGCGAGGTCTGGGCCGGCAATCCGGCCCGGTTCCTCCGGGAAATCCGGGACCAGGACCGCGCAGTCCATCAGCATACGATCCCGCACTACATGAAGCTGGCGCAGCAATACATGTCCGAGTCAGGCGGGAAACTGCCCGACGCAGCGGAGTAG
- a CDS encoding O-acetylhomoserine aminocarboxypropyltransferase, producing MSDTNRSYGFETRAIHAGAAPDPATGARATPIYQTTSYVFEDVEEAAALFNLQKVGFIYSRLTNPTVSVLEERLANLEGGIGATCTASGHAAQMLALFPLMSPGDEFIAARKLYGGSLNQFSNSFPRAFGWNCTFVDGDDPENFRKALTPKTKAIFVESLANPGGVISDLEAIAKVADEAGIPLIVDNTMATPYLCRPIEYGATLVVHSTTKFLAGHGNSVGGVVVDSGRFDWRKGGKFPALTEPEPGYHGLNFAETFGNLAFTIHGHAIGLRDLGPSQAPMNAFLTLTGIETLVLRMERHCQNAQKVAEFLKGHRAVEWVNYAGLPDSPYHALAKKYLPKGAGAVFTFGLKGGYEAGVKLVETVELFSHLANIGDTRSLIIHPASTTHRQLTPEGLAAAGATPDVVRLSVGLESADDIIADLDRALNAL from the coding sequence ATGTCGGACACGAACCGCAGCTATGGGTTCGAAACCCGCGCCATCCATGCCGGAGCCGCACCGGACCCGGCCACGGGCGCCCGCGCCACCCCCATCTACCAGACCACCAGCTACGTCTTCGAGGACGTGGAAGAGGCTGCGGCGCTGTTCAATCTTCAGAAGGTCGGCTTCATCTACTCCCGCCTGACCAACCCTACGGTCAGCGTGTTGGAGGAGCGGCTGGCCAATCTGGAGGGCGGCATCGGGGCGACCTGCACCGCGTCGGGCCATGCGGCCCAGATGCTGGCGCTCTTCCCGCTTATGAGCCCAGGGGACGAATTCATTGCTGCCAGAAAGCTTTATGGCGGTTCGTTGAACCAGTTCTCCAACAGCTTCCCGCGCGCTTTCGGCTGGAACTGCACCTTCGTGGACGGCGACGATCCGGAAAACTTCCGCAAGGCGCTGACCCCGAAGACAAAGGCGATCTTCGTGGAGAGTCTCGCCAATCCCGGCGGCGTCATCTCCGACCTGGAGGCCATTGCGAAGGTGGCTGACGAGGCCGGCATTCCGCTGATCGTCGACAACACGATGGCGACGCCCTATCTCTGCCGTCCCATCGAGTACGGGGCCACACTGGTGGTCCATTCCACCACCAAGTTCCTGGCCGGCCACGGCAACTCCGTCGGCGGCGTGGTGGTGGACAGCGGCAGGTTCGACTGGCGGAAGGGCGGCAAGTTCCCGGCACTGACGGAGCCGGAGCCCGGTTATCACGGGCTGAACTTTGCCGAGACCTTCGGGAACCTGGCCTTCACCATCCACGGCCACGCCATCGGCCTGCGCGACCTCGGGCCCAGTCAGGCCCCGATGAACGCCTTTCTGACCCTGACCGGGATCGAAACCCTGGTGCTGCGGATGGAGCGGCACTGCCAGAATGCCCAGAAGGTGGCTGAGTTCCTGAAGGGCCACCGGGCGGTGGAATGGGTGAACTATGCCGGCCTGCCGGATAGCCCCTATCACGCGTTGGCGAAGAAATACCTGCCGAAGGGAGCCGGCGCTGTCTTCACCTTCGGTCTCAAGGGCGGGTACGAGGCAGGCGTCAAACTAGTGGAAACGGTAGAGCTGTTCAGCCACCTCGCCAATATCGGCGACACCCGCTCCCTCATCATCCACCCGGCGAGCACGACTCACCGGCAACTGACGCCGGAGGGACTTGCCGCGGCAGGAGCCACGCCGGACGTGGTGCGCCTGTCCGTCGGGCTGGAGAGCGCGGACGACATCATCGCCGACCTGGACCGGGCGTTGAACGCTCTCTGA
- the rpsI gene encoding 30S ribosomal protein S9, with amino-acid sequence MAQTLNSLADLKPGADVTAQAAVTAEPKLDQFGRAYATGKRKDAVARVWIKPGKGTVTVNGRELATYFARPVLRMMINQPFQITDRVQQFDVNCTVSGGGLSGQAGALRHGISKALTYFEPGLRPALKAAGLLTRDPRTVERKKYGRAKARRSFQFSKR; translated from the coding sequence ATGGCCCAGACCCTGAACAGCCTCGCCGATCTGAAGCCGGGTGCCGACGTTACGGCCCAGGCTGCCGTGACCGCCGAGCCGAAGCTGGACCAGTTCGGCCGCGCCTATGCCACCGGCAAGCGCAAGGACGCCGTCGCCCGCGTGTGGATCAAGCCGGGCAAGGGCACCGTGACCGTCAATGGCCGCGAGCTGGCGACCTATTTCGCCCGCCCCGTGCTGCGCATGATGATCAACCAGCCGTTCCAGATCACCGACCGGGTGCAGCAGTTCGACGTGAACTGCACCGTCTCCGGCGGTGGCCTGTCCGGTCAGGCCGGTGCGCTGCGCCACGGCATCTCCAAGGCCCTGACCTACTTCGAGCCGGGCCTGCGCCCCGCCCTGAAGGCGGCCGGCCTGCTGACCCGCGACCCGCGTACGGTCGAGCGTAAGAAGTACGGCCGCGCCAAGGCCCGCCGCAGCTTCCAGTTCTCCAAGCGCTAA
- a CDS encoding GNAT family N-acetyltransferase: protein MALTDEVVVRVARRQDVPALVALLADDSLGKDRESAADLAAYLEAWDEMALDPNAEMLVLDVEGLVIGTATLTYARHLARMGMRRCTVEAVRIAAAYRGQGLGRVLMDACVDMARARGCGVIQLTSDKRRTDAHRFYQRLGFEASHEGMKLYL from the coding sequence ATGGCACTGACGGACGAAGTGGTGGTGCGCGTGGCACGGCGGCAGGATGTGCCCGCCCTGGTGGCGTTGCTGGCCGACGACAGTCTTGGGAAGGACCGCGAGTCGGCGGCCGACCTCGCCGCCTATCTCGAGGCGTGGGACGAGATGGCCCTGGACCCGAATGCGGAAATGCTGGTCCTTGACGTGGAGGGGCTCGTGATCGGCACCGCCACGCTGACCTATGCGCGCCATCTTGCCCGCATGGGCATGCGGCGCTGCACGGTGGAGGCGGTGCGCATAGCCGCGGCATATCGTGGGCAGGGGCTGGGCCGCGTGCTCATGGACGCCTGTGTGGACATGGCGCGGGCCCGCGGCTGCGGGGTGATCCAGCTAACCAGCGACAAGCGGCGGACGGATGCGCACCGGTTCTACCAGCGCCTCGGATTCGAGGCTTCGCACGAAGGGATGAAGCTTTATCTCTGA
- the hrpB gene encoding ATP-dependent helicase HrpB — protein sequence MPQFAPLPIDEALPGLLDALKSGPNAVLQAPPGAGKTTRVPLALLDESWLAGRKIIMLEPRRLAARGAARRMAGMLGEDVGGTVGYRVRLDSRVSARTRIEVVTEGIFLRQLQSDPALEGIGAVLFDEFHERSLDADLSLAFCLQSQTLLRDDLRLLVMSATLDGGPIATLMGGAPLVTSEGRSHPVETRWSEPPAGERIEAWTARSVRHALSEETGSVLVFLPGAGEIRRVERHLSESGLPGDVDLTPLYGDLSLEAQDAAIRPAPPGRRKVVLATSIAETSLTIEGIRIVIDSGLSRISRFDPRSGMGRLETVRSSRASADQRRGRAGRLEPGVCYRLWSEQADRALIPFTPAEILRADLTPLALELAGWGVADAAELPWLDPPPEAVLAQARALLQQLGALDSNLRITDHGRRMSGLGLHPRLAHMVLVGASRGQARLACRVAALLGERDLLRGPARDADLRRRLDLLDSRGADLAGVDRGSLHQARETARQLERQLNAKPGDVEPDQAGALLALAYPDRIAQARAGQPGQYRLSGGRGAALDPTDPLAAQKYLAVADLDGQGRDARIFLAAPLSLAELEENFADLIRAEKIVTWDGREQLVQARSRRRLYELALEDRPLPNPPADAVLSAIIQGIREMGLTALPWTKELQAWRARVAFLHAQAPGDWPDMSDAALLETLEDWLAPYLDGVSRRGHLERIDFRSALTGLLDWQKGQELDRLAPTHLDVPSGSRIPIDYSGPEPVLAVRLQEMFGLAETPRLAGGRAPVLIHLLSPAHRPVQVTRDLASFWANTYKDVKKDLAGRYPRHYWPDDPLVAEPTARAKRRGA from the coding sequence TTGCCCCAGTTCGCTCCCCTTCCCATCGATGAGGCTCTGCCGGGCCTGCTGGACGCGCTGAAGAGCGGCCCGAATGCCGTGCTCCAGGCTCCGCCCGGCGCCGGCAAGACCACCCGCGTGCCCCTGGCCCTGCTGGATGAGTCATGGTTGGCAGGACGCAAGATCATCATGCTGGAACCGCGCCGTCTCGCGGCGCGAGGGGCCGCGCGGCGGATGGCCGGCATGCTGGGCGAGGATGTGGGTGGTACGGTCGGCTACCGCGTGCGGCTGGACAGCCGTGTTTCCGCCCGCACCCGGATCGAAGTGGTGACGGAAGGCATTTTTCTGCGCCAGCTCCAGTCCGACCCGGCATTGGAAGGAATCGGGGCCGTCCTGTTCGACGAATTCCACGAGCGCTCGCTGGATGCCGACCTCTCCCTTGCCTTCTGCCTGCAAAGCCAGACTCTGCTGCGGGACGATCTGCGCCTGCTGGTCATGTCGGCGACCCTGGATGGCGGCCCTATCGCAACCCTGATGGGGGGAGCGCCCCTGGTCACGTCCGAGGGGCGCAGCCATCCCGTCGAGACTCGTTGGTCGGAGCCCCCGGCCGGGGAACGGATCGAGGCATGGACCGCGCGGTCGGTGCGACACGCCCTTTCGGAAGAGACCGGAAGCGTGCTGGTTTTCCTGCCCGGCGCCGGGGAAATCCGCCGTGTCGAACGGCACCTGTCCGAATCTGGCCTGCCGGGCGACGTGGATCTGACTCCACTCTATGGCGACCTGTCGCTGGAAGCGCAGGATGCGGCGATCCGGCCAGCTCCGCCGGGGCGGCGCAAGGTCGTGCTGGCCACCAGCATCGCCGAGACCAGCCTGACGATCGAGGGCATCCGGATCGTGATCGACTCCGGCCTGTCCCGCATCTCCCGCTTCGACCCGCGCAGCGGCATGGGGCGGTTGGAGACGGTGCGGTCCTCCCGCGCCTCGGCCGATCAGCGGCGTGGTCGCGCCGGCCGCCTGGAACCCGGCGTCTGTTACCGGCTGTGGAGCGAACAGGCCGACCGTGCCCTGATCCCCTTCACGCCGGCGGAAATTCTGCGCGCCGATCTGACCCCGCTTGCACTGGAACTCGCAGGCTGGGGCGTTGCCGATGCGGCAGAACTTCCCTGGCTGGACCCGCCGCCGGAAGCTGTTCTGGCCCAGGCGCGGGCGCTTCTTCAGCAACTGGGCGCGCTCGACAGCAATCTCCGCATCACCGACCATGGCCGGCGCATGTCGGGTCTCGGGCTGCATCCCCGTCTGGCGCATATGGTGCTTGTCGGAGCTTCCAGGGGACAGGCCCGGCTCGCCTGCCGTGTCGCGGCTCTGCTGGGGGAGCGGGATCTGCTGCGCGGGCCGGCACGGGACGCGGACCTTCGCCGCCGGCTGGATCTGCTGGATTCACGGGGCGCCGATCTGGCGGGCGTCGACCGCGGCAGCCTGCATCAGGCGCGCGAAACGGCCCGGCAGCTGGAGCGGCAGTTGAATGCGAAGCCCGGCGACGTGGAACCGGACCAGGCCGGCGCGCTGCTGGCCTTGGCCTACCCGGACAGGATCGCCCAGGCCCGTGCCGGCCAGCCGGGCCAGTACCGCCTGTCCGGCGGTCGGGGCGCTGCCCTGGACCCGACGGACCCGCTTGCCGCGCAGAAATACCTGGCAGTGGCCGACCTGGATGGTCAGGGTCGCGATGCCCGCATCTTCCTTGCCGCGCCGCTGAGCCTGGCTGAGCTGGAGGAGAATTTCGCCGACCTGATCCGCGCGGAGAAGATCGTTACGTGGGATGGGCGGGAACAGCTTGTCCAGGCCCGGAGCCGTAGGCGTCTCTATGAACTGGCCCTGGAGGACCGTCCGCTTCCGAACCCGCCGGCTGATGCGGTGCTGTCGGCGATAATCCAGGGCATCCGGGAGATGGGGCTTACCGCCCTGCCCTGGACCAAGGAGCTTCAGGCTTGGAGGGCGCGGGTAGCCTTCCTGCATGCGCAGGCACCCGGCGACTGGCCGGATATGTCCGATGCGGCCCTGCTGGAGACGCTGGAGGATTGGCTGGCACCCTATCTGGACGGCGTCTCCCGGCGCGGGCATCTGGAGCGGATCGATTTTCGCTCGGCGCTGACCGGTCTTCTGGATTGGCAGAAGGGCCAGGAATTGGACCGCCTCGCCCCGACACACCTTGACGTTCCCAGCGGATCGCGCATCCCCATCGATTATTCCGGACCCGAACCGGTCCTTGCCGTGCGCCTGCAGGAGATGTTCGGGCTGGCGGAAACGCCGCGGTTGGCAGGCGGGCGGGCACCGGTGCTGATCCACCTGCTCTCGCCTGCCCACCGGCCGGTTCAGGTCACGCGCGACCTCGCCTCCTTCTGGGCGAATACCTACAAGGATGTGAAGAAGGATCTGGCCGGGCGCTATCCGCGGCACTATTGGCCCGACGATCCCCTGGTGGCCGAGCCGACCGCCAGGGCCAAGCGCCGGGGTGCCTGA
- a CDS encoding response regulator encodes MRDGAGTAASNMFTRHHGAIGAGQRDGAARRLIVVEDEAITALHLETLLAELGYQVCSVEATGEGAIAAAARHNPDLVLMDVRLAGQLDGLAAAHHIRSTYGIPSLLMTAFNDPGTVAKAKASGTIGFIPKPYTARQVEKCVQQALQAVSGPAQTAAEY; translated from the coding sequence ATGCGCGACGGAGCTGGAACGGCCGCGTCCAACATGTTTACCCGTCACCACGGTGCCATTGGCGCCGGGCAAAGGGACGGTGCGGCCCGGCGGCTCATCGTGGTCGAGGATGAGGCGATCACGGCGCTCCATCTGGAGACGCTGCTTGCCGAACTCGGCTATCAGGTCTGCTCGGTCGAAGCGACGGGGGAAGGGGCGATCGCCGCAGCCGCCCGCCACAACCCGGATCTGGTCCTGATGGATGTCCGGCTTGCGGGGCAGTTGGACGGCCTTGCCGCGGCCCACCATATCCGCAGCACCTATGGCATCCCGTCACTGCTGATGACCGCCTTCAACGATCCCGGCACGGTGGCGAAGGCCAAGGCAAGCGGCACCATCGGCTTCATCCCGAAGCCCTACACCGCACGCCAGGTCGAAAAATGCGTTCAGCAGGCGCTTCAGGCGGTCTCCGGACCGGCGCAGACCGCGGCGGAATATTGA
- the rplM gene encoding 50S ribosomal protein L13 gives MTTYSLKPSDIEKKWILIDAEGLVLGRLASQIAMRLRGKHLPTYTPHMDCGDNVIVINAEKVKLTGNKRQDSIFYWHTGYPGGIKQRSKGQILDSKYPERVILKAVERMVPRGPLGRRQMSNLRVYAGAAHPHEAQNPEVVDIAGMNPKNKRSA, from the coding sequence ATGACTACTTACAGCCTCAAGCCTTCCGACATCGAAAAGAAGTGGATTCTGATCGATGCCGAGGGTCTGGTTCTGGGCCGCTTGGCCAGCCAGATCGCTATGCGCCTGCGTGGCAAGCACCTCCCGACCTACACCCCCCACATGGATTGCGGTGACAACGTCATCGTCATCAATGCGGAGAAGGTGAAGCTGACCGGCAACAAGCGCCAGGACAGCATCTTCTACTGGCACACCGGGTATCCCGGCGGGATCAAGCAGCGTTCCAAGGGCCAGATCCTGGACAGCAAGTATCCCGAGCGCGTGATCCTCAAGGCGGTCGAGCGCATGGTGCCGCGCGGACCCCTGGGCCGCCGCCAGATGTCGAACCTCCGCGTCTATGCCGGTGCCGCGCACCCGCATGAGGCTCAGAACCCGGAGGTCGTCGATATTGCGGGTATGAACCCGAAGAATAAGCGGAGCGCGTAA
- a CDS encoding glycine zipper domain-containing protein produces MRRPIMMIVTLGTLALGLSACGNTMEERAATGALAGGAVGVATGGGLTGTAIGAAGGAAAGAVVDELEDRDGDLFD; encoded by the coding sequence ATGCGCCGTCCGATTATGATGATTGTGACGCTTGGGACCTTGGCGCTGGGCTTGTCGGCCTGCGGCAACACGATGGAGGAACGCGCCGCCACAGGCGCGCTCGCCGGCGGGGCCGTGGGCGTCGCGACCGGCGGCGGGCTGACCGGTACCGCCATCGGTGCCGCGGGCGGCGCTGCCGCAGGCGCCGTGGTGGATGAGCTTGAGGACCGCGACGGCGATCTGTTCGACTGA
- a CDS encoding PaaI family thioesterase, translated as MLLEDARQPALSAHAFTELLAEHMPQVGKAGLTVEEMGFGTCRIRLPVGADDLRAGGTISGPTMFSMADLALYGAVLSRIGPVALAVTSTMTITFLRKPGVKPLVAEGRVIRMGRRLAYGEISLFSEGEEEPVAHATGSYAIPSGAAGG; from the coding sequence ATGCTTCTGGAGGATGCAAGGCAGCCTGCGCTCAGCGCACATGCCTTCACCGAACTGCTGGCGGAGCATATGCCCCAGGTGGGGAAAGCCGGACTGACGGTGGAGGAGATGGGCTTCGGGACCTGCCGTATCCGCCTGCCGGTCGGCGCCGACGATCTGCGGGCCGGCGGCACCATCTCCGGCCCGACCATGTTCAGCATGGCCGACCTTGCGCTTTATGGCGCGGTGCTGAGCCGGATCGGGCCGGTCGCGCTGGCGGTGACCAGCACCATGACCATCACCTTCCTGCGCAAGCCGGGTGTGAAGCCGCTGGTGGCGGAGGGCCGGGTGATCCGGATGGGCCGCCGTCTCGCCTATGGCGAGATCAGCCTCTTTTCGGAGGGGGAGGAGGAGCCTGTCGCCCATGCGACGGGTTCATACGCGATCCCCAGCGGAGCCGCCGGCGGCTGA